In a genomic window of Telopea speciosissima isolate NSW1024214 ecotype Mountain lineage chromosome 5, Tspe_v1, whole genome shotgun sequence:
- the LOC122662841 gene encoding chalcone synthase 2-like, translating to MESVGREIYEVQRAQGPAMVLAIGTANPSLYTYMTDFPDFVFKITKNEDKPELKEKLKRICDKSKIKKRHTFLTEEIINENPDLANPNVASLDIRQDIMVVEVPKLAMEPATKAIQEWGQPKSKITHLVFTTMCGIDAPGADFQLVKLLGLSSNIKRVMMYHLGCFGAATAIRVAKDLAENNKGARVLVVCAEINSVNGFKAPNETDLDSLLGLALFSDGAAALIIGVEPDMSVGERPLYELVTADSRILPDSEDMVAAHLRQTGLSIRLAKDLAPTISNNIEKCLVEGFGKIGITDWNSIFWVVHPGGPAILDMIQATVGLKKEKLEASRKVLTEYGNMSSPTLLFIMDEMRKKSLEEGKATTGEGFDWGVLLGFGPGLTVEMIILRSIPINVLASAH from the exons atGGAATCTGTTGGTCGAGAAATTTACGAAGTGCAACGCGCTCAAGGTCCAGCCATGGTTCTGGCAATTGGCACGGCAAATCCATCCCTCTATACCTACATGACTGACTTCCCCGACTTCGTATTCAAAATCACAAAGAACGAGGATAAGCCTGAATTGAAGGAGAAGTTGAAACGAATTT GTGACAAATCCAAGATAAAAAAACGCCACACTTTCTTGACTGAGGAAATCATCAATGAAAACCCTGATTTAGCTAATCCCAACGTTGCATCACTAGACATACGCCAAGATATTATGGTGGTTGAGGTACCCAAGTTGGCCATGGAACCTGCAACCAAAGCAATCCAAGAATGGGGTCAGCCGAAATCAAAGATAACTCATCTTGTATTCACTACCATGTGTGGCATCGATGCACCCGGGGCTGATTTCCAGCTTGTAAAGCTCTTAGGCCTTTCATCGAACATCAAACGTGTAATGATGTATCATCTAGGTTGCTTTGGTGCTGCCACTGCTATTCGTGTTGCTAAGGACCTTGCAGAGAACAATAAAGGTGCTCGTGTCTTGGTTGTTTGTGCAGAGATAAACTctgtgaatgggtttaaggcaCCAAATGAAACTGACTTGGATTCCCTACTAGGGTTGGCCCTCTTCTCCGATGGTGCAGCAGCTTTGATAATTGGTGTAGAGCCTGATATGTCAGTGGGTGAGCGCCCATTGTATGAACTTGTCACAGCTGATTCAAGGATTCTTCCAGACTCTGAAGATATGGTAGCAGCTCACTTGCGTCAAACTGGTCTTTCAATCCGTTTAGCTAAGGATTTGGCTCCAACTATCTCTAATAATATTGAGAAATGCTTAGTGGAAGGATTTGGTAAGATTGGTATTACTGATTGGAACTCTATTTTTTGGGTGGTCCACCCTGGTGGTCCAGCAATTTTAGATATGATTCAAGCTACTGTAggattgaagaaggagaaattgGAAGCATCAAGGAAAGTGTTGACTGAGTATGGTAACATGTCAAGCCCTACATTATTGTTCATTATGGATGAGATGAGGAAGAAATCACTGGAGGAAGGGAAAGCCACAACTGGTGAAGGGTTTGATTGGGGTGTACTGTTAGGGTTTGGACCAGGTTTGACTGTGGAGATGATTATCTTACGTAGTATTCCTATAAATGTTTTAGCATCAGCTCATTGA